From a region of the Tenggerimyces flavus genome:
- a CDS encoding sensor histidine kinase, translating to MDATFAAALGGLVGLAVGAVAVLAFRFSEREQRQEIRSPAPAVPPDVAKVLAVLRSTAVVVGPHDEVLQASAPARSFGIVRGSRLVVDELLELVRDVRRDGEIRQQDFAIPRDRFGRDVLSMSARVAPVGSQMVLLLVEDRTKERRLDAIRRDFVANVSHELKTPIGALTLLSEAVQDAADDPEAVQRFAGRMQIESERLSRLVQQIIELTRVQADDPVEEAATVEVDSVVDAALDRSRVDANAKQIKLIRAGLRDLIVLGSEAQLVIALGNLIENAVRYSPDHTRVVVDVQVVDADQADAGAGELVELSVSDQGVGIPEEELDRVFERFYRVDRARSRATGGTGLGLSIVKHVAASHGGAVTVWSVEGKGSTFTLQLPLRGEAADAHRVVAGALPAQALPLEKAVHQHKEGPS from the coding sequence GTGGACGCGACATTTGCCGCCGCACTCGGCGGCCTGGTCGGCCTTGCCGTCGGCGCGGTCGCCGTTCTCGCGTTCCGTTTCAGCGAACGAGAGCAGCGACAGGAGATCCGCTCGCCCGCTCCGGCCGTCCCGCCGGACGTGGCGAAGGTGCTCGCCGTCCTCCGTTCCACCGCTGTCGTGGTGGGTCCGCACGACGAGGTTCTGCAGGCCAGCGCCCCGGCGCGGTCGTTCGGAATCGTGCGCGGAAGCCGGCTGGTGGTCGACGAGCTGCTCGAGCTGGTTCGAGACGTTCGCCGCGACGGTGAGATTCGCCAACAGGACTTCGCGATCCCGCGCGACCGGTTCGGGCGCGACGTGCTGTCGATGTCCGCGCGGGTCGCCCCGGTGGGCAGCCAGATGGTGCTGCTGCTGGTCGAGGACCGTACGAAGGAGCGCCGGCTCGACGCGATCCGCCGGGACTTCGTCGCGAACGTCAGCCACGAGCTCAAGACCCCGATAGGCGCGCTGACACTGCTTTCCGAGGCCGTTCAGGACGCCGCGGACGACCCGGAGGCCGTCCAGCGGTTCGCCGGCCGGATGCAGATCGAGAGCGAACGGCTGAGCCGCCTCGTCCAGCAGATCATCGAGCTGACCCGCGTCCAGGCCGACGATCCGGTCGAGGAGGCGGCGACCGTCGAGGTCGACTCCGTCGTCGACGCGGCGCTGGACCGGAGCCGGGTGGACGCGAACGCCAAGCAGATCAAGCTGATCCGCGCCGGCCTGCGCGACCTGATCGTGCTGGGTAGCGAGGCGCAGCTGGTGATCGCGCTCGGCAACCTGATCGAGAACGCAGTTCGCTACAGCCCCGATCACACTCGCGTGGTCGTCGACGTCCAGGTCGTGGACGCCGACCAGGCCGACGCGGGGGCGGGGGAACTGGTCGAGCTCTCGGTGAGCGACCAGGGCGTCGGTATCCCGGAGGAAGAGCTGGACCGGGTGTTCGAACGGTTCTACCGCGTCGACCGGGCGCGGAGTCGGGCGACAGGCGGTACGGGGCTCGGCCTGTCGATCGTGAAGCACGTCGCCGCCAGCCATGGTGGTGCCGTGACGGTGTGGAGTGTGGAGGGGAAAGGCTCGACGTTCACGTTGCAGCTCCCCCTTCGCGGTGAGGCCGCCGACGCGCACCGCGTCGTCGCGGGCGCCCTGCCGGCGCAGGCCTTGCCTTT
- the phoU gene encoding phosphate signaling complex protein PhoU, which produces MRDAFHEQLEGINDRIVEMANLVEVAVEEATTALLEADARRAEQVITADIEIDRLQTLVEEQTFEQLALQQPVATDLRVLVGALRMTADLERMGDLAEHVAKITRLRYPEHAIPDDVKATIAEMGKVAKRMVHEIASCVAARDVEAAERLVGADDEMDGLRRSLFQEMLDPGWSHGVEAAVDIALLGRYYERIADHAVSMARRVIYLVTGEMPDHITSTPA; this is translated from the coding sequence ATGCGGGATGCATTCCACGAGCAGCTCGAGGGCATCAACGACCGGATCGTCGAAATGGCGAATCTGGTCGAAGTTGCCGTCGAGGAGGCGACCACAGCGCTTCTCGAAGCCGACGCGCGGCGGGCCGAGCAGGTCATTACCGCCGACATCGAGATCGACCGCCTGCAGACGCTGGTGGAGGAGCAGACGTTCGAGCAGCTGGCATTGCAGCAGCCTGTTGCCACGGACCTGCGCGTCCTCGTCGGCGCCCTGCGGATGACGGCAGACCTGGAGCGGATGGGCGACCTCGCGGAGCACGTCGCGAAGATCACCCGGCTGCGCTACCCCGAGCACGCGATCCCGGACGACGTGAAGGCCACGATTGCCGAGATGGGCAAGGTGGCCAAGCGGATGGTGCACGAGATCGCCTCGTGCGTCGCCGCCCGTGACGTCGAGGCAGCGGAGCGTCTCGTGGGTGCCGACGACGAGATGGACGGCCTGCGCCGTTCGCTGTTCCAGGAGATGCTCGACCCGGGCTGGTCCCACGGCGTGGAAGCCGCGGTCGACATCGCCCTGCTGGGCCGGTACTACGAGCGGATCGCGGACCACGCGGTCTCCATGGCCCGCCGGGTGATCTACCTCGTGACCGGCGAGATGCCGGATCACATCACCTCGACCCCCGCGTAG
- a CDS encoding NUDIX hydrolase, which produces MRASVRTIHQLIAAIPPLDGLEAEHQTQALRWLERTDDVFRRVKPATPSPHLVAYTVLVDPADRSSLLVHHRNAGLWLPPGGHVEPDEYPADAADREVREELGIVPRFADPARRPAFVTVTETVGIDHGHTDVSLWFLLLGERDLALTTDLAEFTEARWWSPAEVRAAEAGSFDPHYARFSRKVTAGLVWDLDAPIGLAAPRTAP; this is translated from the coding sequence GTGCGCGCTTCCGTACGAACGATCCATCAGCTCATCGCAGCGATCCCGCCGCTCGACGGGCTCGAGGCTGAGCACCAGACTCAGGCGCTGCGTTGGCTCGAGCGCACCGACGACGTGTTCCGTCGCGTGAAGCCGGCGACGCCCAGCCCGCACCTGGTGGCGTACACCGTCCTGGTCGACCCCGCCGACCGGAGCAGCCTGCTGGTCCACCACCGCAACGCGGGACTCTGGCTGCCGCCGGGAGGACACGTCGAGCCCGACGAGTACCCGGCCGACGCCGCCGACCGGGAGGTACGGGAGGAGCTCGGCATCGTTCCGCGGTTCGCGGATCCCGCCCGCAGGCCGGCGTTCGTCACCGTCACCGAGACCGTCGGGATCGACCATGGGCACACCGACGTCAGCCTGTGGTTCCTCCTGCTGGGTGAGCGAGACCTGGCTCTGACCACCGACCTGGCTGAGTTCACCGAGGCCCGGTGGTGGAGCCCCGCCGAAGTCCGGGCCGCCGAGGCGGGCTCGTTCGACCCCCACTATGCGAGGTTCAGCCGCAAGGTGACCGCCGGATTGGTCTGGGATCTCGACGCGCCGATTGGCCTGGCCGCCCCGCGAACGGCTCCCTAG
- a CDS encoding aldo/keto reductase, with protein sequence MTVAKRPLGNSTIEVSEIGLGAWQFTDEGWGGPDENESARIVDEALALGVTFIDTAPGYAGGKSEAALGRALEGRRDQVVLCTKFGYWADEPANYSAGRIEESLTKSLARLRTDYVDVLLVHSPPFELMDGTTQPHYRELQRLKDAGMIRAYGVSGQADTSEEIRRIVETTGSQAIEIRFNALYQEPAQAFEAAAAAGVGLIVKVPLESGWLSGKYTADSRFEEGPRSRWTPEQIAERAALVDEFAALLPAGVSTTHGALRHILAQPQVSTVIPGTKSVQQLRENVAAHEGTLLPDTLAAIRKLGEGRPSLTW encoded by the coding sequence GTGACCGTAGCGAAACGACCACTGGGCAATTCCACCATCGAGGTCAGCGAGATCGGGCTCGGCGCCTGGCAGTTCACCGACGAGGGCTGGGGCGGGCCCGACGAGAACGAGTCGGCACGCATCGTGGACGAGGCGCTCGCGCTCGGCGTCACGTTCATCGACACCGCACCCGGGTACGCCGGCGGGAAGAGCGAGGCAGCGCTCGGCCGGGCTCTCGAGGGCCGCCGCGACCAGGTCGTGCTGTGTACGAAGTTCGGCTACTGGGCGGACGAGCCCGCGAACTACTCCGCCGGCCGCATCGAGGAGTCGCTGACGAAGAGCCTGGCCCGCCTGCGGACGGACTACGTCGACGTTCTGCTGGTGCACAGCCCGCCGTTCGAGCTCATGGACGGCACCACCCAGCCGCACTATCGCGAGCTGCAGCGCCTCAAGGACGCCGGCATGATCCGCGCGTACGGCGTCTCCGGCCAGGCGGACACCAGCGAGGAGATCCGCCGCATCGTCGAGACCACCGGCAGCCAGGCGATCGAGATCCGCTTCAACGCGCTGTACCAGGAACCCGCCCAGGCCTTCGAGGCCGCCGCGGCTGCAGGCGTGGGACTGATCGTCAAGGTCCCGCTGGAGTCGGGCTGGCTGTCCGGAAAGTACACCGCGGACAGCCGCTTCGAGGAAGGCCCGCGCAGCCGGTGGACGCCGGAACAGATCGCCGAACGAGCGGCGCTGGTGGACGAGTTCGCCGCCCTGCTGCCCGCCGGCGTCAGCACCACGCACGGCGCGCTCCGGCACATCCTCGCCCAGCCGCAGGTGTCGACAGTCATCCCGGGAACGAAGTCGGTCCAGCAGCTGCGCGAGAACGTTGCCGCCCACGAGGGCACCCTGCTGCCGGACACGCTGGCCGCGATCCGCAAGCTCGGCGAAGGGCGCCCCTCCCTCACCTGGTGA